One genomic window of Cottoperca gobio chromosome 10, fCotGob3.1, whole genome shotgun sequence includes the following:
- the sesn4 gene encoding LOW QUALITY PROTEIN: sestrin-3 (The sequence of the model RefSeq protein was modified relative to this genomic sequence to represent the inferred CDS: inserted 2 bases in 1 codon), with translation MIICTNKMEYPLITQCQRVHKQVMVNSEKERVSLLFMKGLVSRGSVDAVSQQMASHPQYLESFLRTQHYILHMDGPLPLPYRHYIAIMAAARHHCNYLVYLHSAQFLRVGGDPLWLQGLEAAPPRLRLLDHINKVLAHQPWLTACSHIQTLLKSGEQCWSLAELVQAVVILAHCHSLCSFVFGCDTDLDFVPLSKSPNGTPPTFCPFDAANGNTNVPQSLATPSEHKTRRRSLDSCDMVCLKERIQKSQEEREKREERLLQTQTLQQTDMEEEEEMMCFTDPTRFITDPDLCYQEFARREEDHFQVFRVQDYSWEDHGFSLVNRLYSDIGHLLDDRFRSVTTLPXRMHSPDLKRAIWNYIHCVLGIRYDDYDYGEVNQLLERDLKLYIKAVACFPDATKTPVCPLSLAPLKASDRIHVNLLIMEARLQAELLYALRAITQYMI, from the exons GTGATGGTGAACAGTGAGAAGGAGCGAGTGTCGCTGCTGTTCATGAAGGGTCTGGTCAGCAGGGGGAGCGTGGATGCCGTGTCCCAGCAGATGGCCTCTCACCCTCAGTACTTGGAGAGCTTCCTGCGCACACAGCACTACATCCTGCACATGGACGGCCCCCTGCCGCTGCCGTACCGCCATTACATCGCCATCATG GCTGCGGCACGTCATCACTGCAACTACCTGGTGTACCTGCACTCAGCTCAGTTTCTGAGGGTGGGCGGGGACCCTCTGTGGTTGCAGGGTTTGGAGGCAGCGCCCCCTCGCCTTCGTCTCCTTGACCACATCAACAAGGTGCTGGCCCATCAACCCTGGCTCACTGCCTGCTCTCACATCCAG ACGCTGCTGAAGTCGGGTGAGCAGTGCTGGTCGCTGGCTGAACTGGTGCAGGCCGTGGTGATCCTGGCCCACTGCCACTCCCtctgcagctttgtgtttgGATGCGACACAGACTTAGACTTTGTCCCTCTCTCCAAATCTCCTAACGGTACCCCGCCGACCTTCTGCCCCTTTGATGCTGCCAACGGCAACACCAACGTGCCTCAGTCGCTCGCCACTCCCTCCGAACACAAAACAAGAAGACGG TCTCTGGACAGTTGTGACATGGTGTGTCTTAAGGAGAGGATTCAGAAGTCCCAGGAGGAGcgtgagaagagagaagagcgtctgctgcagacacaaacactccaGCAAACAG AtatggaagaagaggaggaaatgaTGTGCTTCACAGACCCGACGCGCTTTATCACAGACCCTGACTTATGCTATCAGGAGTTTGCTCGTAGGGAGGAGGACCACTTTCAAGTATTTAGAGTTCAG GACTATTCATGGGAGGATCACGGCTTCTCCTTAGTCAACAGGTTATATTCGGACATCGGGCACCTCTTGGACGACAGATTCAGGAGTGTGACGACCCTCCC TCGAATGCACAGCCCCGACCTGAAGAGGGCGATCTGGAATTACATCCATTGTGTGTTAGGAATACG GTATGATGATTATGACTACGGAGAAGTGAACCAGTTGCTGGAGCGGGATTTGAAGTTGTACATCAAGGCTGTGGCCTGTTTTCCAGATGCCACCAAAACTCCAGTGTGTCCACTGAGTCTGGCTCCACTTAAAGCTTCAGATCGG ATACACGTTAATTTACTAATCATGGAGGCCCGGCTGCAGGCTGAGCTGCTATACGCTCTGAGAGCCATCACTCAATACATGATATAA